GCGACAGGGCGTGCAGGTACGCGTCGATGGCTGTCGATTCGCCCTCGTCCAGCGAACGCATCCACAACTGGAGCGCCCCCAGCTGGGCGATGCCGTACTCGATGTAATAGAACGGATGGCTGAACAGGTGCAGCTGCCGCTGCCACTGCGTCTCGCGCTCGCGCTGAAGCCCGTCCCACGAAACGTCGTTACCGAACCGCTTGTCCAGCTCGAGCCAGTGCTGGGTCCGCTCTTCGTGCGTGTGCTCGGGATTTGAGTAGATGAAGTGCTGGAACGCATCGATGGTCGCGATCCACGCCAGCATGGAGACGCTGCCCTCGAGCTGCTCGCGCATCGCCCGGGCGTGGTTGGCTTCATCGCTGTAGAAGCCGTTGGGCCCACCCCAGTGGGGCATGCTCAGCAGTTCCATCGACATGCTCGCCACCTCGGCGAACTCAATCGGGCTGTGGCGATAGTGCAGCAGCGGCTCGTCCTTGCACATCATGCTGTGGAAGGCGTGTCCCGCCTCGTGCACCATGGTCTCCACGTCGCGGTGCAGGCCCGCGGCGTTCATGAAGATGAACGGCTCGCGTACGCGATCGCGCATGTACTGGTACCCGCCCGGGCCCTTGCCCTTGCGGCTGTCCAGGTCGAGCTGCGCGCCATTGGCCGGGCCGTCGCTGTTGCTGCCATCGCCCAGCGTCGCGAACATCTCGGCCAGCCGCGGATCGATCGCGTCGAAGGCCGCCTTCGACTTGTTCACCAGTTCCACGCCGCCCTTGAACGGCTTGAGCGGCTGGCGACCCTTCGGATCGACCGCCAGGTCCCACGGCCGGAGCGGATCGATCCCCATCTTCTCGCGACGCTGTGCGTCCAGACGACGCTTGAAGGGCACGACCACCTTGGCCACCGCATCATGGAAGTCCTTGCAGTCCGCGGGCGTGTAGTCGAAGCGATGCATGGCCGCGAACGAATAACCCACGAAGTCCGTGTGCCCGGCGTTCTGCGCCATCTGGTGGCGCAGCTCGATGAGCCGGTCGTAGATGCCGTTGATCTTGGTCGCGTCCTGCAGCCTGCGCTCGGCGATGCCGCGCCAGGCCTTCTCGCGCACGTCGCGGTCGGTCTCCTGCAGGTACACCGCCATCTGCGGGAGCGTCTTCTCTTCGCCATCGAACTCGACGGTCATCGCGCCGATGGTTTCGGTATAGGTCTGCTCGACCTTATCGATCTCGGTCTGAATCGGCACGTTCTCGTCGCGGTACAACTCCACGTCGGCCTTCACGTCCCGTGAGAGGACCTCGTAGCGTTCCCCACCCAGACCGAACTCTTCGAACAGTTCGACCTGTCGCTTGTCGAGTTCAAAGCCCGCGGGCTTGAGCTTGGGCGCCACGTTTTCCAGAAAGTTCGTATAGGCGGTGCGCTTGGGCTCGCTGGCCGTGTCGCACGTCATCGCGATATAAAGGTTGGCCTGCGCTTCGCTGCACGCCGCTTCCAGTTCGCTGCGGTCGACCAGCCAGCGCTCCAACTCGTCCTTGTTCGATACGTCGCGCTGGGCCAGTTCCTCGAACAGCGGACGCACGTTGTCCCACTTGGTCGCGTCGATGTCCTCGGGTACAAGACCGGTCGTGGCGGGCGCAGTGGTCATGGGAAGAGCCTCCGGGTCTGATTCCTGAAGATGCCGCACGGGATCCGGCCCGTCGGCGGCGAAAGCCATGATAGACCGCCGCCCAATTCGATCGAACGGGGCTGCGCAAACGAAAAGGGCCATCCTCGCCAGAGGATGGCCCCGGATGCATGATCTGGGAGGTGGCTTACTTGGCCAGGTCTCGCAGCAGTTCTTCCTGCTCGCGAACCCACTTGCGGAAATCCTCTTCCGAGCGGTTGAGGATGAACAGCGCCAGGCGCGGGTTGTTATCCACCATGCGGACGATGGAGTTCAGGCTCCGCCGGGCGAAGCCAATGAACTTGCCACGGCTCTCTTGCGGCGCGTTCCGAGCGAGGCCCACGGCCACGGTGTAGCCATCGAAGTACTGGTTGATGCTCTGCTCATCGCGCGCGGTCTGCTCGCGAAAGTCGCGGATGTACTTCTCGGCCTTGCTCACGGGCCACGGGACGCCCTTGACCTCTTCGCCAACCCACTCGACCTCGGTCAGGCCCATGGCCTTGCCCAATTCATCGAGCGTATCGGCGATGCCGTCGGCAAACCCGATCTGCGTCGCCACGTCGCTGGTCAGCGCGAGCACACGATTCGGCTTGTTGATGATGACCTCGCCGTCGGTGTTCTGGTACATCGCAGCCACGCGGCCATTCTCGTCCAGGTCGACCGAAAGCGGCTCCATGAGCTGCATGGCGCGAAGCAAACGAGGATCGTGACCGCCACGCTCGCTGATCAACTCGGCATCGTAAAGAATGTTCTCCAGTTCACGGCCCTGCACGGCCTGCATGGCCCCGAACCAGGCCGTGTTGCCGCCGTAAGCGCCGCGACGCATGAAGTAGTGCTCCGACAGCGTGTGCGGCGTGAGCGACGCGGCCGAAATCGCGTAATCGATCCACGCCACGGTGCGGAAGCGGGGCTTGAACTCGTTGTGCAGCACGTCGCTCAGCGGCTGCAGCTCAAGGACGGCGCCACCGCCGGAGTTCACGCGGAACACCACGATGTCGATGTTCTCTTCTTCCAGCAGCGGAATAACTTCACGCAGCGACTGGGCCGTGATGTACGTGCCCACCATGCCCTGGCCCGTGTCCGCATCGCCGTAGCTCAGCACGGCGGCACGTGGGGCGCCCGGCGAGGTCGTCGCCCGACGCGTGCGCTCGGGCGTGGTCTTCGAGGCTTCCGGTGCCGGGGCCGGATCGGTCACCGTCGGCGAGGACGGCGCGACTTCTTCGCCACCTGCATCAACGTCGCGCTCGATGCGCAACACGTCCGAGGCGGCGAAGAACTGCGTCAGTCCATCGGGGGTCTTCACCCAGACCGAGCCGTTCAGTTCACGGGCGATCTCGCCCTCGATCACGCGGCCGTCGTTCAGGGTCACGCGGTCGATCGCAAAGCCGAACTGGACGCAGCCAAGGACGGCCACCGCACACGCGGCGTTCATCGCCAATCGACGCAACTTGTTGTACGCAATGCTCTTCATGGTCAGTCTCCCGAGAGTGGCGATCGATCAGCGTTCATCGGCCAGTTGTTCAAGTTCGAGCCGCTGCAGGCGGAGGCGGAAGTCCGAGATGAGTTGCTGAGGCCGCCCGACGTTGCGGAACACGTCGATGTGATACGGCACAATGGCCTCCTTGTATCGCTCGAGCAATCCGATCATCTGCTGGAGCTTGGCGCGCTGCTGGCCTCGGGCCCGACGACGCTCGTTCCAGTCGCCTTCGACCTGGATCTCGCTGTACTCGCGGAACAAGCGGCTCAGCGCGTTCTCCGTGCGCTTGATGCTCTCGGACCAGTCGTCCATGATCCGATCGCCGTTGCCGACCATCTCGTGGTTGCGGGCGATGCCAAGCTCGAACAGCAGGTCGTCCAGGGTGCTCGCGGTGCCCTTCGACACGCCCAGGACACGAGCAGTGTCCGCCCGAAGCGTCAGCCAGTTGGTGCCCCTGCCGCGAGCCAGTTCCTGGATGGTGTCCTTCTTGCTGTCGTCCAGTGCGTCGTTGGTCAGCAGGAACTCATCAGTGCTCTGCGGCTCACGCTCCAGGTACACCGGTCGACCGCCTTCCAGGCGATACGAGAGCACGTAGTCGCCACGGGCCATTGCTTCGATCAACTTCGGCTCATAGCCCGATGCGATCACCATGCCCTTGGCCGTAGCCAAGCTGGCCGCGACGAGTTTCTCCTTCACGACTTCGTCGCCCTGCTGAAACTGCAGGTACACGCCGCGGATGCCGCCGATGCGGCCATCGGGATGGAAGTACATGGTGTCCGAGAGGAACGGCAGGAACGCCGAGCTACCCATCGCGTTCTTGACCCAGAACACGATCTGAGGCTTCCTTTCCCAATCGAGGAACGCTTCGTCGGTGAACACCGGACGGATCGGCCGGATACCGAAAATGTCGAAGATGCCCGAGTCGTCGGACATTTCCTGCTGGAGCGGATCCTCCCGCTCGAACCAGTTCACGTCGACTTTGATGATGATGTAGTCAGCGCCGAGTTCGCGGGCTTCGTTCATCGCCTCGGTCAGCGGCGTGAACGAGATGTCCTTTCCAAACCAGCCGTCGGCCGTGAAGTAGTAGACCTTCGCCGGCTCCTGCTGGGCCAGCGCCGGGCCAGCCGTCAGCAGCACCGTGGCAACCAGTCCCACCCACAGCTGACGCAGGCGGTTCCAAACCCCTCGCCCTCCACAGTCTCGCGTGCTCATCGTGTTCGGGCCTCCATCAATGCGGATCCCAAGAGCAAGCCACTCGCCCCCGGGACCGGGTCAGTTCGTATTCGGATCGTTGCCCGTGCGGG
This is a stretch of genomic DNA from Phycisphaerales bacterium. It encodes these proteins:
- a CDS encoding M3 family oligoendopeptidase — protein: MTTAPATTGLVPEDIDATKWDNVRPLFEELAQRDVSNKDELERWLVDRSELEAACSEAQANLYIAMTCDTASEPKRTAYTNFLENVAPKLKPAGFELDKRQVELFEEFGLGGERYEVLSRDVKADVELYRDENVPIQTEIDKVEQTYTETIGAMTVEFDGEEKTLPQMAVYLQETDRDVREKAWRGIAERRLQDATKINGIYDRLIELRHQMAQNAGHTDFVGYSFAAMHRFDYTPADCKDFHDAVAKVVVPFKRRLDAQRREKMGIDPLRPWDLAVDPKGRQPLKPFKGGVELVNKSKAAFDAIDPRLAEMFATLGDGSNSDGPANGAQLDLDSRKGKGPGGYQYMRDRVREPFIFMNAAGLHRDVETMVHEAGHAFHSMMCKDEPLLHYRHSPIEFAEVASMSMELLSMPHWGGPNGFYSDEANHARAMREQLEGSVSMLAWIATIDAFQHFIYSNPEHTHEERTQHWLELDKRFGNDVSWDGLQRERETQWQRQLHLFSHPFYYIEYGIAQLGALQLWMRSLDEGESTAIDAYLHALSLGGSRPLPELFEAAGIKLDFSVDTISRLAERVEAELAKLPE